Genomic segment of Salvia hispanica cultivar TCC Black 2014 chromosome 2, UniMelb_Shisp_WGS_1.0, whole genome shotgun sequence:
TTGATATAAGATGGTTCTTCTCCTACTATGACGTACTGGCGCCCATTGACAACCCCCTCACAGCAACTTTGACGGCGCCCACGACACTGAGTTGTCTCATCTCCGGGCTTAACCCGTGTCTAGCATCATTATTGCAATGGTCGTCTATCTGGATTCCGACAAAGAATGCTACCTGCACGTTCCAAGACCAACAAATCGACCAAGCTGAAGTTATCAAGAAAGAAAtgtgtactactactactatttaacaTTATCTTAAGGCAAAAACACATTCTaggaaagatgaaaaagtTCTCAGTCGAAATGTCACAGTCGAAGTGTTGGTGGTCAGTTCCAGTTATGTAAGAAAGACACGGATCACCTATAGGGGTTAAACAATCGCCCACGTGAATGGTGTGTGGGAGGTGAAATGAAGATTCACTCATGTGCCTTGCATTTAATTCTTGTAAGGCTGAGACAACTTGTGACCGAGAAACTCAACTAAAAATGGAGACTGGCCCTCTTAATAAAGATCATATAGTGGAGAAAGACCAAGTATTGACAGGAGACGCGACAAGTAGGCCGTTCAGATACCTTGTCCCGTTAAATTAGATGAACTATGTCTGAGCTCTgaatttgtttatataaaCTCTTACCATTTGATTGTGCATTGGTCAAATTAATTTCTACGAATACATGATGAAGAGCACCGTGTGAAGGTACTTTAATGGGAAGAAATGCTTTATTAGAATGCGGATCAACAAAACTTATGCACAAAAGCATCTTTTTTAAgttaaatgatgaaatttatggTTGCAGAAATagatttaatgcaaaattacaGATAGAAAAGTTGTATTTATGGTTGGACAGTGATAAGAACTATTTTAATTGacacacaaataaaattacctTTCCCGATGCATTCCGTACTggagaaatgtgaagaaaattcCAAAAAGATGTCCTATCTTTTCTGCAAGCAGCAATTAAGAAGTAAGGTCATATGTCTAAGACTTTTCGAATAAGTAATCTGTTATGTGAGATGCGACGCGAGTCATCAACCTGTAATTTAGGATACGTACTGTACAAGGTTGCTCGTTTCGAATGCATTCCTTTATCTGCAAATTTAAAAGCAGAAATTACATCTTCTAACTTATGGCATGGCTGGAGCTTCggtaaacaaatttttaaaaatgatacttaacTAATCACCAGTATGAGCAGAGCCAGTACTTCTCTGGGAGTTAAATGTTTATgatcaaaaacaaattatagaaaatgcTTCTTTACCTCAAACTGTGTACTGGGGTCTGTTTGAGTCCCACTCAAGAACCGGCAATTTCGCCCCAGTACTTCAGGCCTAGCATAGCCTGTCCCAGAAAGGAGGGAGGTTCATATTTGATCAGATTGAGCATATATTTATTCAGAACTTAGAAGACTCCTCAATTGATTAGATGATCGGCTAAATTACATACCAGTCAGTTTCATGAAAGCGTCACTCGCATACACTATAGGCATGTCAGGTAAGAGCGCATTCGTTCTGTAATGTAGCATGTCACCAAGAAATGGTAGTCAGCAAAACGACGTATCCGAAAGATTATTTATATGAAGACAGGATTTGAACGAACTCACAATACAAAGCTTTGTTTGATTCTACCGAGAGATATACTTAAGGAGGAAACAAGCTGTGCATTTCCAGTTGGACAACATCTTATTCTGGCGACGAATTTGCCTGTAAACTCGCTGTAGTTTATCAGAACAGACAAGATATTGTTAATTGCAGCATTTGCCTTTGTTTTCTCCCACTCATTTGCTTCACAAGGCTCATTCATCTCATCTTCTGCAATATTTGAATAAGTTGCATTGTGTCAGCACCgggttttgtttatttgttacATACTTACATTGCATAGTCTAGTCATAAAGGGCACGTATGAGATAATTCAGCTTGATCACAACAACAAACTAAGTtcagtatatatacataaaaaaaacaaaacaaaacactcAACCAGCAAAGCCATGATAATGTTGacacataattgaattgaaattagCAATCATCTCAATTATATGAATTGTAGATACAAATGAGCAAAATAACAATCTATGTGGCATCAAACATTAGTTCCCAACTCAAATAGCAATCAATTCAGCATTAACATTAGATTTTAACTCAAATAGCAGCCATTTCAGCATTACTCATATACCATCTTAACAAAGACTCTCCAATCAGACAGAACTAACCTTGATCATCAAGGCTTGAAACCGACTCCACAGAGGATGCACGTCCCTGTTCCAAGATTGAATCCGAACAAACTTCCCTCCTACAACACCTGAAAACAGTCTCACGAACCCCGCCCCCATCTTCACACTCACTCCTGAGGCGGAGTCCAGACAACCTAGGCCTCCTCGAGAGAGGCACCTGAACCCCCACAAAATTAACCACCCTATCATCCTCCTTACTGAAAACAGGACACATGTGGAACAACATCCAAAAGGGGGTCCCATCCTTCCTATAATTCAACAAACTGATCTGCACACCCCTCTCTTCCCTAATTGCCTCGCGAATCGCCATAACCGACCCCCTATCTGTCTCCGGGCCCTGGAACATCCTCCCATTCCTCCCAACCACCTCCTCTCTAGAGTAACCAACCATTTTCAAGAATCCATTTGAAGCAAACACAATAGGGTGCCCAGGAACACAAGGATCGGTTATAGTAAAACAATCAGGGAGTTCATTCAGAACTTCCCTCGCCCACACAGAGTATCTCAAGTCAAATGACTCGTCACCCAATCCCAGATGTGACTCCATCTCAAATACAGCAACTTCCCCTCAAAGATTAAATCTTTATGCCCAAAACTCAACCCCAATCTCAACCTCAATCCCAATCCCATGTGTCGCTATCAGCTTTCGGGAAGCTCAATTAACGGTTTCGAGTTTCAACCCATAAGCAGCAAGAAACATAATAACCATGGAGAAAATTCAAGGTCTtgataatactaaaaaaaagcacacagatttttcaaaaatttgtgGATGGAAAAGGACATGCAATAGGAAGTAGTAAGATATTGGTAAACAATTATTGAGAGTTTTAGCCATACAAGGAAACGGTGGTTGaggggtgtgtgtgtgtgtagtggTGTTTTTTGTGTGCGAGACtgattgaagaaattgagagagagaaacaagatTATAAATTGTGACAGGAAATATCTTGAGCATGGAATGAACTAAAATTGTTGAGATATACCCATCAATCGCTTTAGTTGCATGAATTAAACTGATTTCAAAAACCACTTTGATGAAGAGGAGTTGCAGTGATGACTTTGCATCTATGGAGAATCAAAAAAATGGGCAGAATTTTAGCTCTTTGATGATTCAATTACGAGAATGAATTGTTCTTTTCTTTCCACTTTTTGTTTTAACAATCAAAACTTACTATTCACTCTAACTACCTTAATTTGttttctggaaaaaaaaaaactcctaCTACTTAATTGCCAGTTATATCGATTATTCTATAAACAAATCATGATTATTGTAACAAATCGTTCAATTAAGAACAGAGTGCACCACTCAcctaaaaaagaatatgagaTATATTGTTGCATTacattaattagtaattaagaGTGACAAGCATGGAATAAACTATTAATAAAGATAATTTGTACATTTGAGATAGACATCACGGTGGGGTAgaactttgaaattttctGGTGAAGGTTTATGTGTATCTTGAAGAGTCAATTTGTCCAAATATGTTAAGTATTAGTACATATGAGACGCGTTATACgttcatttttgttgttattgtgCACATGTCTTTAGTTATAGATTAGatctaatagtagtaatatttggtaaaataaccttaaaattaaaaaatattgtcaatAAATACACTCATATCGAGGAAAGATAATAGACAATTTTGTAGTGACGGTTCATCGACCATGGGATGTTGAAGTGGCCGTGGACGTTGATTATGTTGCTGGAACTGCCGACAccaaatttaataatgcatGTTCAATCAAGAGTCGATACTTTGCGACTGCTACTAGCACGATGGTTGGATGGGACCCATGTTGCATGCTATATATGTATACCACCATGTTTTCAGACAATTTTTCCACCCCTAGTACATGCATTTGATGTCGATGAACATGTTGGGAATGTCATTTCATGCCTCATGCATGCGTAGTAGTTGTTCTCAATCGAGAGTTGTCAAAAACTTCAAGTATTCGGTGTCAAAAACATCTAGAATGCCATGGTAGAACGTCTTAGTATTCTCCCCTTGCCACTTCGGCACATGCAGATAATCGTTGAGAATTTTAGATGTTCTACCAGTTGTGAGTTGTCACATAATCGATGTACATCTCcgaagttttaaaaataatattgtgtgTACGCTGCTGGAAGAACTTTTTGCTAGTCGCTAGCGTATAGGATATGCGTATGAATAAATCTGTGCCTACATAAGCAACGGCAAAATATACCCGTTGTGCATCACGGATAGTCACCCGAAATGAAATAAAGGCGGCCCTAAATCTTGTTCCTAGAACATGTACGTCCTCAATCTTAATAGACCACATTTGTTTCCTCCAAAAGTCCAAATAACAACTAATCCACTGAATTATCTTCgctaaaaaatgttttagcGTTGTATGAAtcaatataaatgaaatgatttataagagaaaattgtttgaaatttaGAAAGAGGTAtagatattgaaaattattggaattgtggtgtaaaaataataagtggTGTAAATGAAGGTGAAAGTGAATAGAATTACGTCATCCTTATTGCATAAATGTGGGATTATGTGATTATATTAGAAGTGATTATGACATTTGCTCTGATTGAATAGGGAGATTAGGTAGAGCAAACCAAGTCAAAGAAATAGAAACTATCAAATGCAGGCTAGTACTTATCCATCCACGTATTGATGTGTAGTCTGTTGTCCACACTCCATATTTGATATGTGGATTGTCCATATTCCTACAAATCCTAATTTTCACGGTCTCGATTTAGTGTGCTGAGGTGCATCtagttgtatatatataattctcttTTCTATACTCTCTGTACTCCATTTATCACAcctttattatatactattattagaTAAGAGTGTACAAGTGTACGAccaaatactaactaattattgtaatatctaataactaatatcaatttaattagtatgttaaaaatatcaaaagaaagacataaatttattaatatttttgtgttgataaatttatgtttttatattatttaaatttatatgttgtattaatataattatgtctttgtgttaataattttaatactcaaaattgaaagttattagttattactgtaaattttAAAGCAGATGTAATAATTGGGTAATATGAAAGCTATATGTCATAGATTAGaacatcaaatattaattaattataattataacttaactgcttaagagcatccgcatcgGTGCTCGTCCGTCGCCCTGTCCGTCCGTGTCGCTGGACAGAGGCACAgagctcgtccgtccgccgCTGAAGCTcatccgtccgtgccgctgagcagccctaCGTGGCACGtcctgattggccaacggcatagccatTGGCAaattcgtttttttattttaaaaattcataaataattcaaaataataccaaaaaaaaattggattcccaaaaaatagagccgtttatggacgttttttttttaattttgtgatttttttttatttttttatcacaaaatcatctataaatacacacattcatcatccacttttcacatcatCTACATCTTCTTCTCTCACCCAaactctctctaaaaaattcaaaaatggatttcatcaatctcattgcggaagtggtcctgaacatatgaaaatttgatcattttagtcctccgtcaacatttccgttaaaaactaacggtcaacgagGTTAATctcgattttgaccaaatttaacttttaattctgatttttactccttaattaaaaaccctaactatttttataaatattctttcaACAGTATTTTCACGTGATAAACGATAACAGCACGGTGATTTATCATCCCCTGCAAATCCATGGTACGTGGACgcattctttctctctccctctctaaAAAGAAGTTTGAATCAATAAGACATTAAAGAAAAGCTTAATATGCTGTTGCTGCATTTAGCTAATAAAGTAGATATGGTGCTAACATTTGACCACATTCATCCCCTCTCTTCTCAATCGCCGGAGCTCATTCCGATCAGTAAACAGGCGGATTGTTGGCTCGGTGAGTTTGCTGCTTcgattttcctttttcgtttTTGTGTTAATTTCGATGAATTGTGTTGATTGGATCTGAATCATGTTCATTGATCTCGGATTACAGAAATCAAGTGTGTGATTCGTGTATTGGTTGATGACAATCGGAGATTGATTGTGGAAAAATGCTGCAAATTTGAATTGGgggtaaaattgaaaatgtggATTTTGAATTGGGGATGATCAATTGCGTGGGAAGGGtttttaataatagttagggtttttaattaaggagtaaaaaattagaattaaaagttaaatttggtcaaaatagGGATTAAATctgttgaccgttagtttttaatggaaatgttgacggaggaccaaaatgatcaaattttcatatgttcaggaccacaaaattcaaaagataatgtttaggaccaaaaacgtaaaatgaccatatgttcaggaccaattttgacctttactctttttaaaatatactaaaataatatttccatGTTCAACCAAAATTACTTAGCTTTCTCGAATTGAAATGTGTAcgtactattattattttggtattaGATTGGATACTGAAAATAATGGATTTGAATGAAGGATTTAATCAATTGTACTATAATATAACATTACAAAAAGAATGTTCAATAAGGAGTATGTTAATGGATTTGAATGAAGGATTTAATCAATTGTACTATAATATAACATTACAAAAAGAATGTTCAATAAGGAGTATGTTGTGTTTAAATGCTCAACTATAAATCTAAATCTTTTTCCAGTCAATTATTTCCATCGCATATGAGAGTATATGattaaaacaatttcaaacctaatactatatgtataaaatacCCAACTTTGTTCAATATAAATAGAGTTGtttgcctataaatacacGAACTTTCAgcattttctgtttttccctcgaacattaatttttgaatctAAATGCATGAACTTTCagttttttctgatttttcaccaaaaaatatatatttttttaaattaaagccGGTGTGTGCGTCGGATGTGCCAACGTGGCAAAAAGCGATGATTATTGAAGCTGAAAAATACACAAACTTTTGTTGGTTTCTAGAATTTCTCctaaactttgaaaatttatcttttttccccaacaataaattttttctaaatcatTCAATgcaacaatttttaaatttagatgtgaatattaatttatatatatcaaaatttatggagagtgaattttctaaaataatactcctactccacttcaataatatttttaacaatcatttaaataaaaataattatataatcaaaataaaatatgagtagacGTAAATTTTTACgtaatcatttaaatcataaaaataaagaattactccctctgtccgtcATTAGGAATCTGgttcatttttattgtaaattatagGTATACATCACTTTTCACTgactcattccactcatattctattagtataaaactaaggagtacataaaattgagtctcacattccactatcttttatcacctctttttctttatactcccttcggTCCCCATTAAATGTcctatattttcttatttggacGGTCcccaataaatgtctcatttcacttttaccatttttagtggTAAACGGCACCGCTATCAATGAGCTCGGCGATTTGGATGGAAAGAGGGGCGAGCTGACGGAAGGACAATGCAGAGGAAGGAGAGAGTGTATGAGCGAGTGGATTCTAGTTTAGTGTGTTTAGAATGCTtgaatggctagcctatttatagactCGATCCACGCGAGGGTAACGGCCATAAAGGCCGTCATCATGTAGACCGTAACGGTCGTCGGTTCGAACGTTACAAAACGTCTATTGAAGTTTGAATCTAAGTTCTAGATTCGTTCATGGCGGACTATCACGTGTCAGCCCGTTGGCTTACGCGTCATTGGCAGGGGGCATTCCGCTTGGCCGCCCacgtggaaacggtggtggtctaaaaaaAACTGACCATGCTGCCAAGCCCGCAACTAGGCCCAAGCACCAAGCCCACGACCAGGCCCAAAGAACAGCCtaaagaccaattgccaagtccaagtccaagggcaagggcatgagcacgggctcgggctcgaggttttttttgtgatttgaatttaagtgtgcaatttgtaatttctagttttttaaattatgtgttttttttattttttttaggtatttaaattgtaattttattttatttaatgaagtgtgtttttattaattgaatttgttggaaataaaaataaaaaatgaaattgaatgaatagttaagggatgagatggttaagagattgAGGGATgtaggtgttgtctcttagttaaaaGATGAGGTGAAAAGTACAAGGAGACCCATAAATaatgaagagatgagacggttaagagacggatatgAGGCATGGATGCGGATGGCCTTATATTCCTCCTTTCCAATAAGTTTTGCCCCACAAATTGCATTGTTAAGACCAACATACTAGCACGGCTGGAAGTATGAGGTGTAGTTGTAAATTGTTGTTTAagcatattatattattacaaagcTTAACAAATTggatttgtaatatttttaggTTAGAGAAATAACATGCGGTTGCCAACGTAAACAAAAATGACGTTATTCTTCGTTTGAggtaattttttgtttgagctccgtcataaaaatagagaatttgaaaatggcatagatttagtatataattaatgtagaGATATAAAGAAAGTAAGTactattgtattttaatttttaagtgaCTAGTAAGATAcatctcattaaaaataaaccttACCGATAAAGAATGTGAACTAATTTTTTAGGATGgacccaaaatttaaaaaatggacTATTTGTCAGGATGGCCCAACATAGCAAAAATGGACTATATTTGAGAGagaatatcattttttgtttacATTGACAATCACACAACATAAAGCTCAAAAACCTATTACTTATTACGAAAAGCTTGTCATTTTAAGTAGGAATACTGTTCACTTCGTCAGCCATTAAAAATCCCTATTAATCATTTTAGTTTTCATAGGAGATCcggttaattttattataaatgatagataaatatcatttttcattaatttattttattcatattttattataaaactaatatataaaaatgagtcttacggaatatataaaaatgggtcTTACATCCCACTATCTTTTCCCACCcacttttatgtattttttaaaacttgtatCTAGCTCAAATAGGACTTTCAATGACGAACAAAAGAAGTACTaactttttgttgatttgtggTAAATCCTATAACATTCAAATCATGCgaattaaagtaataattttattaccatttataattGTTCCAAAAGACTATTTTTCAAGTAAAACTGGTAGTGGTGTGGAAATCGAATCTACAATGTAAATATACTGTTATTTCTCAAATGTCGTAGACTTGAAATGACGTTGTTtccataattttaatcaatttaggaccttttttttttatgagtgaacttcaaaaatggtccctggactatgggtttatctcgaaaatggtccctggactttaaaaatatcaccagtagtccctggactaagggttaatatcaaaaacggtattttgagacgaaaatgcccttttgaggggttttgaggggtttgggcaatttggtctttttacacttttaacattttaaatctaatattattttagttatgtactaaatctgatattatttcaaaattatcattcttcttcccttttgtcatccttcattttgtttctttatttcaatattagatttaattttacaaaattaaattttaaatttcaatttttaaatatcaataaatttttttaattaaaactattaattcatggaaactataaatattgattaaaactattaatttttgttatttaatataatattaagctgaattgaagaattacagaaaaataatattaatcatgatggaaaaataagagctattctatttagccttcgttcggttgttataattgcttgtaattgaatattatgaagtcgactaaaaattttgtataggagtatttttgttgaaattttctagtcattttgattgattgttttcaaattaataaacgaaaattatattagtcttacattagacgcatatttatttcagaataaatcgtgttatattgtctatttatgattaaagctattaaatattgattaaaactaagacgTTGTtatatcttattgattaaatattagacactatcaaatattgattatgactaataatttttgttatttaataatttttataattaaaaaatttattgatatttaaaaactgaaatttaaaatttaattttgtaaaattaaatctaatattgaaataaagaaactaagtgaaggatgacaaaaaggaagaagaatgataattttgaaataatatcagatttagtacataactaaaataatatcgatttaaaatgttaaaagtgtaaaaagaccaaattgcccaaaaccccaaaacccctcaaaagggcattttcgtctcaaaatatcgtttttgatattaacccttagtccagggactactggtgatatttttaaagttcagggactattttcgagataaacccatagtacagggaccattttttaagttcactctttttttatttcctagttTTTCGTAAGAATTTAAGAATTCGCCATTCAGGGTTGGCAAGTTTGATTCACGATTGCAACTGATCGTTACGAGAAAGACATTGAATTCACATCTCTCAAATAGCAATTCTGACATTCACAAATTTGGGTTTTTGCTAGAGAAGGCAAATGTTTGCACTTTGCAAGGCTAGATCGATGGGCAAACGACGACAGAGGTGGCCAAGCTATGAAACATTTAgcaataaacaattaattaactaattaaattttgatttgatctACTCAATCCACTTATCCACCCAAAAAATTATGTGTCAATTTGCATTTTCTTcgatcccataaaaatatggacattttcatttatacaaaattaccACAATTTATTACTCGTatacaatttatttacaatttataccaCCATCAATACACTATTAATAATGTGGATCTCATTATTCACTAACACTGCTTTAACAGATTGAGATCATCTGCTCATCTGCTGTGCAAAATGCCACCGCAGAAGGATGTTGTGGTGATCTACACcttcttttaatttcacata
This window contains:
- the LOC125206038 gene encoding protein TWIN LOV 1-like, with the protein product MESHLGLGDESFDLRYSVWAREVLNELPDCFTITDPCVPGHPIVFASNGFLKMVGYSREEVVGRNGRMFQGPETDRGSVMAIREAIREERGVQISLLNYRKDGTPFWMLFHMCPVFSKEDDRVVNFVGVQVPLSRRPRLSGLRLRSECEDGGGVRETVFRCCRREVCSDSILEQGRASSVESVSSLDDQEDEMNEPCEANEWEKTKANAAINNILSVLINYSEFTGKFVARIRCCPTGNAQLVSSLSISLGRIKQSFVLTNALLPDMPIVYASDAFMKLTGYARPEVLGRNCRFLSGTQTDPSTQFEIKECIRNEQPCTVRILNYRKDRTSFWNFLHISPVRNASGKVAFFVGIQIDDHCNNDARHGLSPEMRQLSVVGAVKVAVRGLSMGASTS